A single Streptomyces mirabilis DNA region contains:
- the kdpB gene encoding potassium-transporting ATPase subunit KdpB: MFSAAPQQAPPSRPQRAPRPGSEGGAKRRASSGLFEPAQLVQSFPEALRKLHPRVLVKNPVLFVVSVGAVLTTLSAVLHPAVFTWVISAWLWLTVIFANLAEAVAEGRGKAQAESLRKARTDTVALRLRHWNYGTDLRHAETEAVAATDLKPLDVVLVEAGELIPADGDVIDGVAAVDESAVTGESAPVIRESGGDRSGVTGGTTVLSDRIVVRVSARPGHSFLDRMIALVEGASRQKTPNEIALNILLAALTIIFVLVVVTLQPMAEYADAAQSTTVLVALLVTLIPTTIGALLSAIGIAGMDRLVQRNVLAMSGRAVEAAGDVGTLLLDKTGTITLGNREAAAFMPLPGITEGQLAVAAQLSSLADETPEGRSVVVLAKERYGLRAPAEGELSHARWVTFTAQTRMSGVDLRWDNGAVCAIRKGAAQQVIEWVQMYGGQVPSEARWFADSVAGSGGTPLLVAVHDWDGPRVLGLIHLKDVVKDGIRERFAELRRMGIRTVMITGDNPLTARAIAEEAGVDDYLAEATPEDKLALIKREQEGGKLVAMTGDGTNDAPALAQADVGVAMNTGTSAAKEAGNMVDLDSNPTKLIEIVEIGKQLLITRGALTTFSITNDVAKYFAIIPAMFAGAYPGLKSLNVMGLHSPTSAITSAIIFNALIIVALIPLALRGVRYTPSSAHDLLRRNLMLYGLGGLVLPFVGIKLIDLLISGVPGLG; encoded by the coding sequence ATGTTCTCCGCCGCTCCCCAGCAAGCTCCGCCGTCCCGCCCTCAGCGCGCGCCCCGGCCCGGATCGGAGGGAGGGGCGAAACGCCGGGCATCGAGCGGGCTGTTCGAGCCCGCGCAGCTCGTGCAGTCGTTTCCCGAGGCGCTGCGCAAACTGCACCCGCGGGTCCTGGTCAAGAACCCCGTGCTGTTCGTCGTCTCCGTCGGAGCCGTCCTCACCACCCTCTCCGCGGTCCTCCATCCCGCCGTCTTCACCTGGGTCATCAGCGCCTGGCTGTGGCTGACGGTGATCTTCGCCAACCTCGCGGAGGCCGTCGCCGAGGGCCGTGGCAAAGCACAGGCGGAATCGCTGCGCAAAGCGCGTACGGACACGGTCGCGCTACGACTGCGTCACTGGAACTACGGAACCGACCTGCGGCACGCCGAGACGGAGGCCGTGGCTGCCACCGACCTCAAACCGCTCGATGTCGTCCTGGTCGAGGCGGGCGAGCTGATCCCGGCGGACGGCGATGTCATCGACGGCGTCGCGGCCGTCGACGAGTCCGCGGTCACCGGGGAATCCGCACCCGTCATCCGCGAGTCGGGCGGCGACCGCAGCGGCGTCACCGGCGGCACGACCGTCCTCTCCGACCGCATCGTCGTCCGCGTCAGCGCCCGCCCGGGCCACTCCTTCCTCGACCGGATGATCGCTCTGGTCGAGGGGGCCTCGCGTCAGAAGACCCCGAACGAGATCGCGCTGAACATCCTGCTCGCCGCGCTCACGATCATCTTCGTACTGGTCGTCGTCACCCTCCAGCCGATGGCCGAGTACGCCGACGCCGCCCAGTCCACCACCGTCCTCGTCGCTCTTCTCGTCACCCTCATCCCGACGACGATCGGCGCCCTGCTCTCCGCGATCGGCATCGCGGGCATGGACCGCCTCGTCCAGCGCAATGTCCTCGCCATGTCCGGCCGCGCGGTCGAGGCCGCCGGCGACGTGGGCACCTTGCTCCTCGACAAGACCGGCACCATCACCCTCGGCAACCGCGAGGCCGCCGCGTTCATGCCGTTGCCCGGCATCACGGAAGGCCAACTCGCCGTCGCCGCCCAGCTGTCGTCCCTGGCCGACGAGACACCTGAGGGTCGCTCCGTCGTCGTACTGGCGAAGGAGCGCTACGGGCTACGGGCGCCCGCCGAGGGCGAACTGAGCCACGCCCGGTGGGTGACATTCACTGCCCAGACTCGGATGAGCGGCGTCGACCTGCGCTGGGACAACGGCGCGGTGTGCGCGATCCGCAAGGGCGCCGCCCAACAGGTCATCGAGTGGGTTCAGATGTACGGCGGCCAAGTCCCGTCCGAGGCACGGTGGTTCGCGGATTCCGTGGCCGGTTCGGGCGGCACCCCACTCCTGGTGGCCGTGCACGACTGGGACGGGCCACGGGTGTTGGGCCTGATCCACCTCAAGGACGTCGTCAAGGACGGCATCCGCGAGCGCTTCGCCGAGCTGCGCCGCATGGGCATCCGCACGGTGATGATCACCGGCGACAACCCGCTCACGGCCCGTGCCATCGCCGAAGAAGCAGGCGTGGACGACTACTTGGCCGAGGCGACCCCCGAGGACAAGCTCGCGCTGATCAAACGGGAGCAGGAAGGCGGCAAGCTCGTCGCCATGACCGGGGACGGCACGAACGACGCACCGGCGCTGGCGCAGGCCGACGTCGGCGTGGCCATGAACACCGGCACCTCGGCCGCCAAGGAGGCCGGGAACATGGTCGACCTGGACTCCAACCCGACGAAGCTCATCGAGATCGTCGAGATCGGGAAACAACTGCTGATCACCCGGGGCGCGCTGACGACGTTCTCCATCACGAACGACGTCGCGAAGTACTTCGCGATCATCCCGGCGATGTTCGCGGGCGCCTACCCGGGCCTGAAGTCGCTCAACGTCATGGGCCTGCACAGCCCGACGTCCGCGATCACCTCGGCGATCATCTTCAACGCGCTCATCATCGTCGCGCTGATCCCGCTCGCGCTGCGGGGCGTGCGCTACACGCCGTCCTCGGCGCACGACCTGCTGCGACGCAACCTCATGCTGTACGGCCTCGGCGGGCTGGTCCTGCCGTTCGTCGGCATCAAGCTGATCGATCTGCTGATCTCCGGGGTGCCGGGTCTTGGCTGA
- a CDS encoding 50S ribosomal protein bL37, producing the protein MSKRARKKRGRRKKKANHGRKAGQR; encoded by the coding sequence ATGTCGAAGCGCGCCCGCAAGAAGAGGGGCCGCCGCAAGAAGAAAGCGAACCACGGCCGCAAGGCCGGTCAGCGCTGA
- a CDS encoding serine hydrolase domain-containing protein → MGDEQDTLSEFVEAAAAKIGVPGVAVGVWADGREVYGCHGVTSVENPLPVDRDTLFVMGSVTKSFTATALMRLVTDGRVELDAPVRRYVPELVLPDERAAAEITVLQLLNHTAGFDWRMSVDTGEGDDALAAYVARMSESDLIAPPGTRASYSQLGYNLAGRIIEMVTGLTEQAITSLLFEPLGLSNCGAPRSATPSASAGSWATWAAFAPPGTVDRPTASSPSC, encoded by the coding sequence ATGGGCGATGAGCAGGACACGCTGTCGGAGTTCGTCGAGGCGGCGGCCGCGAAGATCGGTGTGCCCGGTGTTGCCGTCGGGGTCTGGGCGGACGGCCGGGAGGTCTACGGGTGCCATGGCGTGACGAGCGTCGAGAATCCGCTGCCCGTCGATCGGGACACGCTGTTCGTGATGGGCTCGGTTACGAAGTCCTTCACGGCGACCGCGCTGATGCGCCTGGTCACGGACGGGCGGGTCGAGCTGGACGCGCCGGTGCGCCGGTATGTTCCCGAGCTCGTGCTCCCGGATGAGCGGGCCGCGGCGGAGATCACCGTGTTGCAACTGCTCAACCACACCGCGGGCTTCGACTGGAGGATGAGCGTCGACACCGGCGAGGGAGACGATGCCCTGGCCGCGTATGTGGCAAGGATGTCCGAGTCGGATCTGATCGCGCCGCCTGGTACCCGGGCCTCCTACAGCCAGTTGGGGTACAACCTGGCCGGGCGGATCATAGAAATGGTCACGGGGCTGACCGAGCAGGCCATCACCTCGCTTCTGTTCGAGCCGTTGGGCCTGTCGAACTGCGGGGCACCGCGCTCGGCGACGCCTTCGGCATCTGCTGGTTCCTGGGCGACGTGGGCGGCGTTCGCACCGCCGGGCACGGTGGATCGGCCGACGGCCAGTTCGCCGAGCTGCTGA
- a CDS encoding sensor histidine kinase — MSDVRTGLGEVWTAAGDVRPGRLKVYLGAAPGVGKTYRMLDEGRRRAARGADVVVGFVECHGRLGTEAMLDGLEVVPRAPCSYRGGEFEEMDLAAVLARRPQVALVDEVAHSNVPGGGRNAKRWQDIEELLAAGIDVITALNIQHLESLNDVVEKITRVPQHETVPDEVVRRAQQIELVDIPPEGLRRRMAHGNIYAPEKVDAALANYFRPGNLTALRQLALLWVADRVDEALQSYRSEHGIGGVWETRERVVVALTGGPEGDTLIRRAARIADRSAGGDLLAVHVTRSDGLAAGTSHASLARQRRLIEDLGGSYHSVVGDDVPTALVDFARAENATQLVLGTSRRGRVERFVTGRGTGETVVELSGDIDIHTVTHERAGRGTLLPSRRRTLSTVRRIAGPVAGLLLPVALTFLLDLDWARDRLNLTSEALLFLLTVVGVACIGGVVSAVIASVTASLLLNYWFIPPVGQFTLDDPNALLALAVFVVVAAVVAAVVDRSLRLSRRSARATAEAETMSSLAGSIVRGGATIPALVERTRETFGMDSAELVDEPPGEDRVTAVPAGPGAFLVLRGRTLPSSERRVLAAFAAHVGSAVERARLAEAAAEVEPVKAADRMRTALLRAVGHDLRTPLAAGWAAVASLRSRDVDFSDEDRDELLATADESMAKLNRLVENLLDLSRLQAGALTLNLRATALEEVLPAALADTAEVEVGDLEEVPAVLADPPLLERVIANLVANAARHSPAGRKVLLTASAHAGRVEVRVVDRGPGLPPNDRDRLFEPFQRLGDTDNTTGLGLGLALSRGLTEAMDGTLTPEDTPGGGLTMVLSLPFAERAEHPGGTQSVGGSV, encoded by the coding sequence ATGAGTGACGTACGGACCGGCTTGGGTGAGGTATGGACCGCCGCGGGTGACGTACGGCCCGGTCGGCTGAAGGTCTACCTCGGCGCTGCTCCGGGGGTGGGCAAGACCTACCGCATGCTCGACGAGGGGCGACGCAGGGCGGCGCGGGGTGCCGATGTGGTGGTGGGGTTCGTGGAGTGCCACGGGCGCTTGGGTACGGAGGCGATGCTCGACGGCCTGGAGGTCGTACCGCGCGCCCCCTGCTCCTATCGCGGCGGGGAGTTCGAGGAGATGGACCTGGCCGCGGTTCTCGCCCGTCGCCCGCAGGTCGCGCTGGTGGACGAGGTCGCCCACAGCAATGTGCCGGGAGGCGGTCGCAACGCCAAGCGCTGGCAGGACATCGAGGAACTGCTCGCCGCCGGGATCGACGTCATCACAGCCCTCAACATCCAGCACCTGGAGTCCCTCAACGACGTCGTCGAGAAGATCACGCGGGTACCGCAGCACGAGACGGTGCCCGACGAGGTCGTACGACGCGCGCAGCAGATCGAACTGGTGGACATTCCGCCGGAGGGGCTGCGACGCCGGATGGCGCACGGCAACATCTACGCGCCAGAGAAGGTCGATGCCGCTCTCGCCAACTACTTCCGCCCCGGCAACCTGACCGCCCTGCGCCAACTGGCCCTGCTGTGGGTGGCCGACCGGGTGGACGAGGCGCTCCAGTCGTACCGCTCCGAGCACGGCATCGGCGGGGTGTGGGAGACCCGGGAGCGGGTCGTGGTCGCGCTCACCGGGGGGCCCGAGGGAGACACCCTCATCCGGCGGGCCGCCCGGATCGCCGACCGGTCGGCGGGCGGCGATCTGCTCGCCGTGCACGTGACCCGCAGCGACGGTCTCGCCGCGGGCACCTCGCACGCCTCACTCGCCCGGCAGCGGCGGCTCATCGAGGACCTGGGCGGGAGCTACCACTCGGTCGTCGGCGACGACGTGCCGACCGCCCTCGTCGACTTCGCCCGCGCCGAGAACGCCACCCAACTCGTCCTCGGCACCAGCCGCCGGGGCCGCGTCGAACGCTTCGTCACCGGGCGAGGCACCGGCGAGACGGTCGTCGAACTCTCCGGCGACATCGACATCCACACGGTCACGCACGAACGCGCCGGACGCGGCACGCTGCTGCCCTCCCGCCGCCGTACCCTCTCGACCGTACGCAGGATCGCGGGCCCGGTGGCCGGGCTGCTGCTGCCCGTGGCGCTCACCTTCCTGCTCGATCTCGACTGGGCCCGGGACCGGCTCAACCTCACCAGCGAGGCACTGCTGTTCCTGCTCACCGTGGTGGGTGTGGCCTGCATAGGCGGGGTCGTCTCGGCGGTGATCGCCTCGGTCACGGCGTCCCTGCTGCTCAACTACTGGTTCATCCCGCCCGTCGGCCAGTTCACGCTGGACGACCCGAACGCGTTGCTGGCGCTGGCGGTCTTCGTGGTGGTTGCCGCAGTAGTGGCTGCCGTCGTGGACCGCTCGCTGCGCCTGTCGCGGCGCTCGGCGCGGGCCACCGCCGAGGCGGAGACCATGTCGTCGCTCGCCGGCAGCATCGTGCGCGGTGGTGCGACGATCCCGGCGCTGGTGGAACGGACCCGCGAGACGTTCGGCATGGACTCCGCGGAGCTGGTGGACGAGCCGCCCGGAGAGGACCGCGTGACAGCCGTGCCCGCGGGGCCCGGCGCCTTCCTGGTCCTGCGCGGTCGCACCCTTCCGTCGTCCGAGCGGCGTGTGCTTGCCGCCTTCGCCGCGCACGTGGGGTCGGCGGTCGAGCGGGCCAGGCTCGCCGAGGCCGCTGCTGAGGTCGAACCGGTCAAGGCCGCCGACCGGATGCGTACGGCGCTGCTGCGGGCGGTCGGCCACGACCTGCGGACCCCGCTCGCCGCCGGCTGGGCGGCCGTCGCCTCGCTGCGCAGCCGGGACGTCGACTTCTCCGACGAGGACCGGGACGAACTCCTCGCCACCGCGGACGAGTCCATGGCCAAGCTCAACCGCCTGGTCGAGAACCTCCTCGACCTCAGCCGCCTCCAGGCGGGCGCGCTCACGCTGAACCTGCGGGCCACGGCATTGGAAGAGGTCCTCCCGGCCGCGCTGGCCGACACCGCCGAAGTCGAGGTGGGGGACCTGGAGGAGGTTCCGGCCGTGCTGGCCGATCCACCCTTGTTGGAGCGGGTGATCGCCAACCTCGTCGCCAACGCCGCCCGCCACAGTCCGGCCGGGCGCAAGGTGCTGCTGACCGCCAGCGCCCACGCGGGCCGCGTCGAAGTCCGTGTCGTCGACCGCGGCCCCGGCCTGCCCCCCAATGACCGTGACCGCCTCTTCGAGCCCTTCCAGCGTCTGGGCGACACCGACAACACCACTGGCCTCGGTCTGGGCCTGGCACTCTCGCGAGGCCTGACCGAGGCGATGGACGGCACGCTCACCCCGGAGGACACTCCGGGCGGGGGCCTGACGATGGTGCTGTCGCTGCCCTTCGCCGAGCGGGCGGAGCACCCTGGTGGTACGCAGAGCGTAGGAGGCAGCGTATGA
- a CDS encoding GNAT family N-acetyltransferase — protein sequence MIQLLPHQLPALSRWFPAAAPGPAALAEHALATGTGQWWADRAVHPRTVAVRCAGHALLRGDPDALTAGDLTPLADCFLPALATTFDQVTPWERMVYVQRTPPSSTPRLPWGVTVRRLTPEHAPALAELGSDAAWIHGTWGGPTALAASGLGWAALHKNRILAVACAYLLSSTYEDIACVTVPEHRREHLAIACVTALCTDIAARGHTASWSCSRDNRPSRLLAWTAGFRLEREYVHYMAGSPTRHDRLTA from the coding sequence GTGATCCAGCTCCTTCCTCACCAACTGCCCGCCCTCTCCCGGTGGTTCCCCGCTGCGGCGCCCGGCCCCGCCGCCCTCGCCGAGCACGCCCTGGCCACCGGGACCGGGCAATGGTGGGCCGACCGGGCGGTACACCCCCGCACCGTCGCCGTCCGCTGTGCCGGCCACGCCCTGCTGCGCGGTGACCCGGATGCCCTCACCGCCGGCGACCTCACGCCGCTGGCCGACTGCTTCCTCCCCGCCCTCGCCACCACCTTCGACCAGGTCACCCCATGGGAGCGCATGGTGTACGTACAGCGCACTCCGCCCTCCTCGACACCCCGTCTCCCGTGGGGCGTGACGGTGCGACGGCTGACGCCCGAGCACGCCCCGGCCCTGGCCGAACTCGGCAGCGATGCGGCGTGGATCCACGGCACATGGGGCGGACCGACCGCTCTCGCTGCCTCCGGTCTCGGCTGGGCCGCCCTCCACAAGAACCGCATCCTCGCCGTCGCCTGCGCCTACCTACTGAGCAGCACCTACGAGGACATCGCCTGCGTCACGGTGCCCGAGCACCGGCGCGAACACCTCGCCATCGCCTGCGTCACCGCCCTGTGCACGGACATCGCGGCCCGCGGCCACACCGCGAGCTGGTCCTGCTCCCGCGACAACCGTCCCAGCCGCCTGCTCGCCTGGACCGCCGGTTTCCGATTGGAGCGCGAGTACGTTCACTACATGGCCGGAAGTCCCACGCGGCACGACCGCCTCACCGCATAG
- a CDS encoding DUF3592 domain-containing protein: MDMGAVAVLAGIAAFGGMLAVLVGAYGLREARRVSRTGVRVEALVKRRLGEAPEESPPPRPVLQFVTEDDRVMEVVCPVPSTRRQPLRAGGNVLVSYDPADPRNVVVQGRERLGPERVFIAGGALIVLISVVLLVVAIAGQ; encoded by the coding sequence GTGGACATGGGGGCCGTGGCCGTACTCGCGGGGATCGCCGCGTTCGGCGGCATGCTGGCCGTCCTCGTGGGGGCCTATGGGCTGCGCGAGGCGCGGCGCGTGAGCAGGACGGGCGTGCGCGTCGAGGCGCTGGTCAAGAGACGCCTGGGAGAGGCTCCTGAGGAGTCGCCCCCGCCACGCCCGGTGCTCCAGTTCGTGACGGAGGACGACAGAGTGATGGAAGTGGTCTGTCCCGTCCCCTCCACCCGGCGACAGCCGCTCCGCGCCGGCGGCAACGTACTTGTCTCCTACGATCCGGCCGACCCGCGAAACGTCGTCGTCCAGGGGCGGGAACGCCTCGGCCCCGAACGCGTGTTCATCGCCGGGGGCGCCCTGATCGTGCTGATCTCGGTCGTCCTGCTCGTTGTCGCGATCGCGGGGCAGTGA
- a CDS encoding Na+/H+ antiporter gives MRSVGTVLALVVLATVVATFARRWRIPAPSLLVVAGLAVALLPGTPEIQISPEIIGLVVLPPLLYASAEELPWRELRAVWKPVGVLSIGLVLASAAAVGAVASLVTPLSWQMAFVLGAVLASTDPVAVTALGRRLALPPKVQVLVQAESLFNDATSLVLFRVAVSVAVASAAVGWGAAAGEFALLAGGGMVIGAAVAGVVTLIRRRTEDPVLETVIALVTPYAAYVLAEAAHASGVTSVVVAGVVLGGRGDRLTNARIRLQLHAVYGTVVFLLESVVFSLIGLALPAQVRALSDGSRAWPLYALAVAATLITMRMLWLAPLSAVVQRKGGIQRMNWRVPVVLTWAGTRGVVPLAAALSIPVTTKAGATLSERPLVLVLTTSVVVVTLVVQGFTLASVVRRSGIALEPDHTEREEAAARCSLANAGLGRLDEISELEAVPDVVLDRLRRGLTARLDDASDRLGQADGDGTPTESADLTYRQLRRDLITVEEAELQRLYDEHRISDTTRRRLQRSLDLEEARLADAYGQPRD, from the coding sequence ATGCGCAGCGTAGGGACAGTCCTGGCTCTCGTGGTCCTCGCCACCGTGGTGGCCACCTTCGCACGTCGTTGGCGGATCCCCGCGCCCTCCCTGCTCGTGGTCGCGGGCCTCGCCGTCGCACTGCTACCGGGCACTCCGGAGATCCAGATCAGCCCCGAGATCATCGGCCTCGTCGTACTGCCACCACTCCTGTACGCGAGCGCCGAGGAACTGCCCTGGCGCGAGCTGCGCGCCGTGTGGAAACCGGTCGGGGTGCTGTCGATAGGCCTGGTCCTGGCCTCGGCGGCCGCGGTCGGGGCGGTCGCTTCCCTGGTCACACCACTGTCGTGGCAGATGGCGTTCGTGCTGGGCGCTGTGCTCGCGAGCACCGACCCGGTGGCGGTGACCGCGCTCGGCAGACGGCTGGCGCTGCCACCCAAGGTCCAGGTCCTGGTCCAGGCCGAGAGCCTCTTCAACGACGCGACCTCCCTGGTCCTCTTTCGGGTCGCGGTGAGTGTCGCCGTGGCATCGGCAGCGGTCGGTTGGGGTGCGGCGGCGGGTGAGTTCGCGCTGCTGGCGGGTGGCGGCATGGTCATCGGCGCGGCGGTCGCGGGCGTGGTGACGCTGATCCGGCGGCGCACCGAGGACCCGGTCCTGGAGACGGTGATCGCCCTCGTCACGCCTTACGCGGCCTACGTCCTGGCCGAGGCGGCGCACGCGTCGGGCGTCACCTCAGTGGTGGTGGCCGGAGTCGTCCTCGGCGGCCGGGGCGATCGCCTCACCAACGCCCGCATCCGCCTCCAACTGCACGCCGTCTACGGGACAGTGGTCTTCCTTCTGGAGAGCGTGGTGTTCTCGCTCATCGGGTTGGCTCTGCCGGCCCAGGTGCGGGCCCTGTCCGACGGCAGCCGGGCCTGGCCGCTGTACGCGCTCGCCGTCGCCGCCACGCTGATCACCATGCGCATGCTGTGGCTGGCGCCGCTGTCCGCGGTGGTGCAGCGCAAGGGCGGTATCCAGCGCATGAACTGGCGGGTGCCGGTCGTACTGACCTGGGCGGGCACCCGCGGCGTAGTCCCCCTGGCCGCCGCCCTGTCCATCCCGGTGACGACGAAGGCCGGGGCCACGCTCTCGGAACGTCCCCTCGTCCTCGTCCTGACCACCTCGGTGGTGGTCGTCACACTCGTCGTCCAGGGGTTCACGCTGGCTTCCGTCGTCCGCCGCTCGGGCATCGCCCTCGAACCCGACCACACCGAACGTGAGGAGGCCGCGGCCCGCTGCAGCCTGGCGAACGCGGGCCTGGGCCGTCTGGACGAGATCTCCGAACTGGAGGCCGTCCCCGATGTCGTCCTCGACCGCCTCCGCCGGGGCCTGACGGCCCGCCTCGACGACGCGAGTGATCGCCTCGGGCAGGCCGACGGCGACGGCACTCCGACGGAATCCGCCGACCTCACCTACCGCCAGCTACGACGCGACCTGATCACGGTCGAGGAGGCCGAGCTCCAGCGTCTGTACGACGAACACCGCATCAGCGACACCACCCGCCGCCGCCTGCAACGCTCGCTGGACCTGGAGGAGGCACGACTCGCGGACGCCTACGGGCAGCCCCGCGATTGA
- a CDS encoding potassium-transporting ATPase subunit C — translation MWQARAKNLPPLGAYPADRNLAVQQHGRLHTATATADLLDERDQSVGSGTDRSRAQANQEPTRTRTPASGSGADGCRSIRRTGAISAAHAYEQVARVAKARHLAPAMVKARVARHVQGRVLGFLGQEHVNVVELNHDLAGLV, via the coding sequence ATGTGGCAGGCTAGAGCGAAGAATCTGCCACCGCTCGGCGCTTACCCGGCCGATCGAAACCTCGCGGTCCAACAACACGGCCGCCTCCACACGGCGACCGCAACCGCGGACCTGCTCGATGAGCGGGACCAGAGCGTGGGAAGCGGCACAGACCGGTCCCGGGCACAAGCGAACCAGGAGCCTACGCGGACCAGGACACCCGCGTCGGGAAGCGGTGCCGACGGGTGCAGATCGATCCGGCGGACCGGTGCGATCTCCGCAGCGCACGCCTACGAACAGGTGGCCCGCGTCGCGAAGGCCCGCCACCTCGCCCCCGCCATGGTCAAGGCTCGGGTGGCCCGGCACGTCCAGGGGCGTGTTCTGGGATTCCTGGGTCAGGAACACGTCAACGTCGTCGAACTCAACCACGATCTGGCCGGGCTGGTGTGA
- a CDS encoding SDR family NAD(P)-dependent oxidoreductase: MSDHDLSPLPGRTFLVTGATSGIGLETARQLAERGATVLLHGRTTEEARAAADRLVATAGIDATQLHPVAADFTHLDEVESLASHVVAEHPHLDVLVNNAGIAAPERHTVTTDGNEIAFQVNFLAHYLLTCLLEPALTSDPGGRVVNVSSSLHRTANIQWNDPNRARRYSRLAAYAQSQLALTVFAADPRVTAASVHPGVCDTALMPLYAHEGVTPAEGAAYVVRLCDPTVEIVNGAYYDRAERVAPAPAATEDRTIKRLNKLADLLVGRTA, encoded by the coding sequence ATGTCTGACCACGACCTCTCCCCTCTTCCCGGCCGCACCTTCCTCGTCACGGGGGCCACCTCCGGCATCGGCCTGGAGACCGCCCGGCAGCTCGCCGAACGCGGTGCCACCGTGCTGCTGCACGGCCGCACCACCGAGGAGGCGCGCGCCGCCGCCGACCGCCTGGTCGCCACGGCAGGCATCGACGCCACCCAACTCCACCCTGTAGCAGCCGACTTCACACACCTCGACGAGGTCGAGTCCCTGGCGAGCCATGTCGTCGCCGAACACCCGCACCTCGACGTGCTCGTCAACAACGCGGGCATCGCGGCGCCCGAGCGGCACACCGTCACCACGGACGGCAACGAGATCGCCTTCCAGGTCAACTTCCTCGCCCACTACCTCCTGACGTGCCTGCTGGAACCGGCGCTCACCAGCGACCCCGGCGGCCGAGTCGTCAACGTCTCGTCGTCCCTGCACCGCACCGCGAACATCCAGTGGAACGACCCCAACCGCGCCCGCCGCTACTCCCGGCTCGCCGCCTACGCCCAGTCGCAGCTCGCGCTCACCGTCTTCGCCGCCGACCCCCGCGTCACCGCGGCCTCCGTCCATCCGGGTGTGTGCGACACGGCGCTTATGCCGCTGTACGCACACGAGGGCGTCACGCCGGCCGAGGGTGCGGCGTACGTGGTCCGCCTCTGCGACCCGACCGTCGAGATCGTCAACGGCGCCTACTACGACCGCGCCGAGCGCGTCGCACCGGCTCCGGCGGCCACCGAGGACCGCACGATCAAGCGCCTCAACAAGCTCGCCGACCTGCTCGTCGGCCGTACCGCTTGA
- a CDS encoding DUF4118 domain-containing protein, whose product MSAGGDGVMTGYPLRDRLALVAGVVGPFLVALALVPFRTDLSRTNAALILVVVVVAVAAIGNRLAGALAALSAAAWFDFFHTRPYQTFDITASADIETAVLLLIVGLIVSQLAARARRLEVITVTDAGYLARIHETADLAQSAKSSDTVVDHVRRELTELLGLRGCRFEYGTLMGQPPRLEQDGNVAVGRRHWDVDASGWPDGEIELRTYGNGHYLGRFMLTPGPGPVPPLPARLVAVTLADQTGAALDTAGPVKDG is encoded by the coding sequence ATGAGCGCAGGAGGTGACGGCGTGATGACCGGCTATCCGCTCCGGGACCGGCTCGCCCTGGTGGCGGGCGTGGTGGGCCCGTTCCTGGTCGCGCTCGCGCTCGTGCCCTTCCGTACGGATCTCTCGCGCACGAACGCGGCGCTGATCCTGGTCGTGGTGGTCGTCGCGGTCGCCGCCATCGGGAACCGCCTGGCAGGCGCGCTCGCGGCGCTGTCGGCGGCGGCCTGGTTCGACTTCTTCCACACCCGTCCGTACCAGACCTTCGACATCACCGCGTCCGCGGACATCGAGACGGCTGTTCTGCTGCTGATCGTCGGCCTGATCGTGTCCCAGCTCGCGGCCCGCGCACGCCGCCTCGAAGTGATCACCGTGACGGACGCGGGTTACCTCGCCCGGATCCACGAGACGGCCGACCTCGCCCAGTCCGCCAAGTCCTCGGACACCGTGGTCGACCACGTCCGTCGCGAGCTGACCGAGCTGCTGGGCCTGCGCGGCTGCCGCTTCGAGTACGGCACCCTGATGGGGCAGCCGCCGCGCCTGGAACAGGACGGGAACGTGGCGGTCGGGCGGCGGCACTGGGACGTCGACGCGAGCGGCTGGCCGGACGGCGAGATCGAGCTGCGGACGTACGGCAACGGCCACTACCTCGGCCGCTTCATGCTCACCCCCGGCCCGGGCCCCGTACCGCCGCTCCCAGCACGCCTGGTCGCGGTCACCCTCGCCGACCAGACGGGCGCGGCCCTCGACACGGCGGGGCCGGTCAAGGACGGCTGA
- a CDS encoding Ppx/GppA phosphatase family protein, which produces MDRCPGSAASLGRGRLDHRPPLPCGVDPPRAGGSCHRRVLPGEEEARLAYVAARQWAGSETGPPLMLDIGGGTVEIASGRGAQPRSVLSLPLGARRITWDCLPGGTVPSTECLEEVREYLGHALSTAPGLPVAARDGRVVACSKTFE; this is translated from the coding sequence GTGGACCGATGCCCTGGCTCTGCAGCGTCCCTTGGACGCGGTCGTCTTGACCATCGCCCTCCACTACCTTGCGGAGTCGACCCTCCTCGCGCAGGTGGCTCGTGCCACCGGAGGGTTCTGCCCGGTGAGGAAGAAGCGCGCCTGGCCTATGTGGCGGCCCGGCAGTGGGCGGGTTCCGAGACCGGCCCGCCGCTGATGCTGGACATCGGCGGCGGCACCGTGGAGATCGCCTCGGGCCGGGGAGCCCAGCCCCGCAGCGTGCTTTCACTGCCGCTGGGTGCCCGGCGGATCACCTGGGACTGCCTCCCGGGTGGCACCGTCCCGTCCACGGAGTGTTTGGAGGAGGTCCGGGAGTACCTCGGCCATGCCTTGAGTACGGCGCCCGGCCTGCCGGTGGCCGCGCGGGACGGGCGCGTCGTCGCCTGCTCCAAGACCTTCGAGTAG